The Roseovarius indicus genome has a segment encoding these proteins:
- the csgH gene encoding curli-like amyloid fiber formation chaperone CsgH, producing MTQLACRVVVEKNDDLVSVYALAQVSQPVTVDYSLETTKISASGTGTTVQSGTQDMQVGKTQVLSQVTYRLEPDGWLEFGLEVTDRLTGARCESSEAVSPI from the coding sequence TTGACACAGCTTGCCTGCCGGGTCGTTGTCGAGAAGAACGATGATCTCGTGTCGGTCTACGCGCTGGCGCAGGTCAGCCAGCCGGTCACCGTGGATTATTCCCTCGAGACAACCAAGATCAGCGCTTCGGGGACCGGGACCACCGTGCAATCCGGCACGCAGGACATGCAGGTGGGCAAGACGCAGGTCCTGTCGCAGGTCACCTACCGGCTGGAACCCGATGGCTGGCTGGAATTCGGCCTCGAGGTCACCGACCGGCTGACCGGGGCCAGATGCGAGTCGAGCGAGGCGGTCAGCCCAATCTGA
- a CDS encoding curli assembly protein CsgF — MRYFVTLLACAICGHAAAGDLVYQPINPSFGGNPLNSSHLYQGADIQNQYIDDGSRFDDLFEEPSLAEEFAEAIRNGMISIAAGELIDSIVLQENPTGTMELDGAMVSWVTQGDRVVITVNDGVSTQTLDIPVPVIN, encoded by the coding sequence ATGAGATACTTTGTGACTTTGTTGGCCTGCGCCATCTGCGGGCACGCAGCGGCGGGCGACCTCGTGTACCAGCCGATCAACCCGTCCTTCGGGGGCAACCCGCTGAACAGCTCGCACCTGTACCAGGGCGCGGACATTCAGAACCAGTACATCGACGACGGCAGCCGGTTCGATGACCTCTTCGAGGAACCGTCCCTGGCGGAAGAATTCGCAGAAGCGATCCGCAACGGCATGATCTCGATCGCGGCCGGGGAGCTGATCGATTCCATCGTGCTTCAGGAGAACCCGACCGGCACCATGGAGCTTGACGGCGCGATGGTGAGCTGGGTCACGCAGGGCGACCGGGTGGTGATCACCGTCAATGACGGCGTGTCGACCCAGACGCTCGATATCCCCGTTCCGGTGATCAACTGA
- a CDS encoding CsgG/HfaB family protein — protein MFRKQARLALAVMLAGTLMGCAGKDPFEPGRNDVPARILPETQTSAALKGLPAPKRKMTLAVYEFPDLTGQHKPSENFAEFSRAVTQGADAILVDVLTKAGRGEWFDVVERRGLTNILRERQIIQATRQEHEGEEAKPLNPLTFAGVLIEGGVVAYESNLRTGGLGARYLGIGGHTEYREDYVTVNLRLVSVSSGRVLHSVTTTKQVYSTLVQANVFRFVSSDALLEIDAGYTRNSPPQFALREAIELGVFAMVLEGREQGLWDFKNPARGVQAMQTYIQRNPNLADGDTPVVVSRDDRASAFDPIPLAQVDERWLDQPDMGESRASLAAVRPVARGNRMADTDVPDAEADTDTPDEIVEITEAGVDLAELR, from the coding sequence ATGTTTCGAAAACAGGCGCGACTGGCCCTGGCGGTGATGCTTGCGGGCACGCTGATGGGATGTGCGGGCAAGGACCCGTTCGAACCGGGCCGCAATGACGTGCCCGCGCGGATCCTGCCGGAGACGCAGACGAGCGCGGCACTGAAGGGCCTGCCGGCGCCGAAGCGCAAGATGACGCTGGCGGTCTACGAATTTCCCGACCTGACGGGTCAGCACAAGCCGAGCGAGAATTTCGCGGAATTCTCGCGGGCGGTGACGCAGGGCGCGGACGCGATCCTTGTGGATGTGCTCACCAAAGCCGGTCGTGGCGAGTGGTTCGACGTGGTCGAGCGGCGGGGCCTGACCAATATCCTGCGCGAGCGGCAGATCATTCAGGCCACCCGGCAGGAACACGAGGGCGAGGAGGCCAAGCCGCTGAACCCGCTGACCTTTGCCGGGGTTCTGATCGAGGGCGGTGTCGTCGCCTATGAATCGAACCTGCGGACCGGCGGGCTGGGCGCGCGCTATCTCGGGATCGGCGGGCACACCGAGTATCGCGAGGATTACGTGACCGTGAACCTGCGGCTTGTGAGTGTCAGCAGCGGCCGTGTGCTGCACAGTGTCACGACGACCAAGCAGGTCTATTCGACGCTGGTGCAGGCCAATGTCTTCCGCTTCGTGTCGAGCGATGCGCTGCTGGAGATCGACGCGGGCTATACCCGGAATTCGCCGCCGCAATTCGCGTTGCGCGAGGCCATCGAGCTTGGCGTCTTCGCCATGGTGCTGGAAGGCCGCGAGCAAGGGCTGTGGGATTTCAAGAACCCGGCCCGGGGCGTGCAGGCGATGCAGACCTACATTCAACGCAACCCGAACCTGGCCGATGGCGACACGCCCGTGGTGGTGTCGCGGGACGACCGGGCGTCGGCCTTCGACCCGATCCCGTTGGCGCAGGTCGACGAGCGCTGGCTGGATCAGCCCGACATGGGCGAAAGCCGCGCCTCGCTTGCCGCGGTGCGGCCGGTGGCGCGGGGCAACCGGATGGCCGATACCGATGTGCCGGACGCAGAGGCCGATACCGATACGCCGGACGAGATCGTCGAGATTACCGAAGCCGGGGTCGACCTGGCCGAGCTGCGCTGA
- a CDS encoding cation:proton antiporter codes for MQPDSFFALNSYHIALVVVGAIVIVAQWLPRLFSDREPASAPLMILFGTGAALLVPNLPTLPDPREAPRIWELVSELTVIIALFGTGMRIDALRPWRRWTPTFRMLGIAMPLTILAVALLGIGFEGLTVAGAILLGAVLAPTDPVLAADVQVGPPQEGVEHPVRFTLTTEAGLNDGLAFPFVYLGLLVAAETVTPGLLVFDWLALDVVYRIAVGGAMGWAGARVLGYVLFSVPRNAVLAETGSGVVALAGVLLCYGSTELVEGYGFIAVAVMGLTLRRVEQDHHFHRRLHDFSESIEHALTAVLLVALGTILPLLFADLTWVHVIFALLLILVVRPLSGWIGLLGSRLAYRDRAVISLYGVRGIGSIYYLCYAGSHMDFANKDELWTLVGLVILLSTILHGFSVGWAMEQIKDD; via the coding sequence GTGCAACCGGACTCCTTCTTCGCCCTGAACTCCTACCATATCGCCCTCGTGGTGGTCGGTGCCATCGTGATCGTCGCCCAGTGGCTGCCGCGGCTCTTCTCCGACCGCGAACCGGCCTCGGCCCCGCTGATGATCCTCTTCGGCACGGGCGCGGCGCTGCTGGTGCCGAACCTGCCCACCCTGCCCGACCCGCGCGAGGCGCCGCGCATCTGGGAACTGGTCAGCGAGCTGACCGTCATCATCGCCCTCTTCGGCACGGGCATGCGGATCGACGCGCTCCGCCCCTGGAGAAGATGGACACCGACCTTCCGCATGCTTGGCATCGCCATGCCGCTCACCATCCTTGCCGTCGCGCTGCTCGGCATCGGGTTCGAAGGGCTCACCGTCGCCGGCGCCATCCTGCTCGGGGCCGTCCTGGCCCCAACCGACCCCGTGCTCGCGGCCGACGTCCAGGTCGGCCCGCCGCAGGAAGGCGTCGAGCACCCCGTTCGGTTCACCCTCACCACCGAGGCCGGCCTCAATGACGGGCTCGCCTTCCCCTTCGTCTATCTCGGGCTTCTCGTCGCCGCCGAAACCGTGACGCCGGGCCTGCTGGTCTTCGACTGGCTGGCGCTCGACGTGGTCTACCGCATCGCCGTCGGCGGGGCGATGGGCTGGGCCGGGGCGCGGGTGCTGGGCTATGTGCTCTTCTCGGTGCCCCGCAACGCGGTGCTGGCCGAAACCGGCTCCGGCGTGGTCGCGCTGGCGGGCGTGCTGCTCTGCTACGGCTCGACCGAACTGGTCGAAGGCTACGGCTTCATCGCCGTCGCCGTCATGGGCCTGACCCTACGCCGCGTCGAGCAGGATCACCACTTCCACCGCCGCCTGCACGATTTCTCGGAATCGATCGAACACGCCCTGACCGCCGTGCTGCTGGTGGCGCTCGGCACCATCCTGCCCCTCCTCTTCGCCGATCTCACCTGGGTCCACGTGATCTTCGCGCTGCTGCTGATCCTCGTGGTGCGCCCGCTGTCGGGCTGGATCGGCCTGCTCGGAAGCCGTCTGGCCTATCGCGACCGCGCCGTGATTTCCCTTTACGGCGTGCGCGGCATCGGCTCGATCTATTACCTCTGCTACGCGGGAAGCCACATGGATTTCGCCAACAAGGACGAGCTCTGGACCCTTGTCGGCCTCGTCATCCTGCTGTCGACCATCCTGCACGGCTTCAGCGTCGGCTGGGCGATGGAACAGATCAAGGACGACTGA
- a CDS encoding DEAD/DEAH box helicase: MIQTLSDALAERGYDVLTPVQEAVTAAELRDADLLVSAQTGSGKTVGFGLAIGPTLLEEDGRLGPAAAPLGLIIAPTRELALQVTRELGWLYAKAGARVVTCVGGMDMRDERRALERGAHIVVGTPGRLSDHIRRGSLDMSELRAVVLDEADEMLDLGFREDLEFMLGEAPEERRTLMFSATVPPMIVTLAKQYQRDAVRVTTLSDKSPHADITYQALRVAPQDAENAIINVLRYHEAQNAIVFANTRATVNRLTARFSNRGFSVVCLSGELSQTERSHALQAMRDGRARVCVATDVAARGIDLPNLELVIHAELPSNSETLLHRSGRTGRAGRKGISALIAPPKVVKKAERLLKGAKVQAEWTVPPGAEEILRRDEERLLADPAWQEVPSAAEAEFAARLLAEQSPEAVAAAYLRLFRARHSVPEELSDVASRPEPKPRPEFGPSVWVSLSVGRDKGAEPRWLLPLMLRAGALEKADVGAIRVQDTETFVEISEAAAESFLASLEQGGVLEKGVSVRSVEGVPEFGRPEPRGDKPKRGGGKPWQDKGTDARPRPAKPEWREKPASKPERAERGPRPERAERAPDAERRSEKPAKPFGGKKPYEGGKPRKPHGAGKPKQAYDPAKPKKPYEAGKPKPSGEGAPAPQDTRKPRSKGPKPGKPAGPGRPEGKPAAAKPRASASDTSKRFTPPGKPGKPGKPRGVRGKGGMAVPKRRKP, translated from the coding sequence ATGATACAGACCCTCTCCGATGCGCTCGCCGAGCGCGGTTACGATGTTTTGACGCCCGTGCAGGAGGCGGTGACGGCGGCCGAGCTGCGGGACGCCGACCTGCTGGTCTCGGCGCAGACGGGGTCTGGCAAGACGGTGGGGTTCGGGCTGGCGATCGGGCCGACCCTGTTGGAAGAGGACGGGCGGCTTGGCCCGGCGGCGGCGCCGCTGGGGTTGATCATCGCGCCGACGCGGGAGCTGGCCCTGCAGGTGACGCGGGAGCTGGGGTGGCTTTATGCCAAGGCGGGCGCGCGGGTGGTGACCTGCGTGGGCGGCATGGACATGCGCGACGAGCGCCGCGCACTTGAGCGGGGCGCGCATATCGTGGTGGGCACGCCCGGGCGGCTGAGCGACCATATCCGGCGCGGCTCGCTGGATATGAGCGAATTGCGCGCGGTGGTGCTCGATGAGGCCGACGAGATGCTCGACCTCGGCTTCCGCGAGGACCTGGAATTCATGCTGGGCGAGGCGCCGGAGGAGCGGCGCACGCTGATGTTCTCGGCCACGGTGCCGCCGATGATCGTGACGCTGGCCAAGCAGTACCAGCGCGATGCGGTGCGGGTGACGACGCTGTCGGACAAGAGCCCGCATGCGGATATTACCTACCAGGCGCTCAGGGTGGCGCCGCAGGATGCGGAGAACGCGATCATCAACGTGCTGCGCTATCACGAGGCGCAGAACGCGATCGTCTTTGCCAATACGCGGGCGACGGTGAACCGGCTGACGGCGCGGTTCTCGAACCGGGGGTTCTCGGTCGTGTGCCTGTCGGGTGAGTTGAGCCAGACGGAGCGGAGCCATGCGTTGCAGGCGATGCGCGACGGGCGGGCCAGGGTCTGCGTGGCGACGGATGTGGCGGCGCGGGGGATCGACCTGCCGAACCTCGAGCTGGTGATCCATGCCGAGCTGCCGTCGAATTCGGAGACGCTGCTGCACCGGTCGGGCCGGACGGGGCGCGCGGGGCGGAAGGGGATTTCCGCGCTGATCGCGCCGCCGAAGGTGGTGAAGAAGGCCGAGCGCCTGTTGAAGGGCGCCAAGGTGCAGGCCGAGTGGACGGTGCCGCCGGGGGCGGAGGAGATCTTGCGCCGCGACGAGGAAAGGCTGCTGGCCGATCCGGCGTGGCAGGAGGTGCCGAGCGCGGCGGAGGCGGAGTTTGCCGCGCGGTTGCTGGCCGAACAGTCGCCCGAGGCGGTGGCTGCGGCCTATCTGCGGCTGTTCCGGGCAAGGCATTCGGTGCCGGAGGAATTGTCGGACGTGGCCTCCCGGCCGGAGCCCAAGCCGCGGCCCGAGTTCGGGCCGAGCGTGTGGGTGTCGCTGTCGGTGGGCCGTGACAAGGGGGCGGAACCGCGCTGGCTGTTGCCGCTGATGTTGCGGGCCGGGGCGCTGGAGAAGGCCGATGTCGGCGCGATCCGGGTGCAGGATACCGAGACCTTCGTTGAGATATCAGAGGCGGCGGCGGAGAGTTTCCTGGCGTCGCTGGAGCAGGGTGGCGTGCTCGAGAAGGGCGTGAGCGTGCGGTCTGTCGAGGGCGTGCCGGAGTTCGGGCGGCCGGAACCGCGCGGCGACAAGCCGAAGCGGGGCGGGGGCAAGCCCTGGCAGGACAAGGGGACGGATGCGCGGCCGAGGCCGGCGAAGCCCGAATGGCGGGAGAAACCGGCGTCGAAGCCTGAGCGGGCCGAGCGTGGGCCCAGGCCTGAGAGGGCGGAGCGTGCACCGGATGCGGAGCGGAGGTCGGAGAAGCCGGCCAAGCCGTTCGGGGGGAAGAAGCCTTACGAGGGTGGAAAGCCCCGGAAGCCCCATGGTGCGGGCAAGCCGAAGCAGGCATACGACCCTGCCAAGCCGAAGAAACCCTACGAGGCGGGCAAGCCGAAACCCTCTGGCGAGGGCGCGCCGGCGCCTCAGGACACCCGCAAGCCGCGGAGCAAGGGGCCGAAGCCGGGCAAACCGGCAGGGCCGGGCCGGCCGGAGGGAAAACCTGCGGCTGCCAAGCCGCGGGCGAGTGCCTCGGACACGTCGAAGCGGTTCACGCCGCCGGGCAAACCGGGCAAGCCCGGCAAGCCGAGGGGCGTGCGTGGCAAGGGTGGCATGGCGGTGCCGAAGCGGCGCAAGCCGTAA
- a CDS encoding CBS domain-containing protein, protein MLVQQILKSKGNDGVITIKPGTRVSEAAQILAERRIGGLVVSSDGETAEGILSERDIVRSLAVRGANCMQETVDEMMTRNPVCCTRQDSSDAVLTRMTDGRFRHMPVVEDGKLVGIVTIGDVVKARLQELAMEKSALEGMIMGH, encoded by the coding sequence ATGCTGGTGCAACAGATCCTGAAATCCAAGGGCAATGACGGGGTGATCACGATCAAACCCGGCACGCGCGTCTCGGAAGCCGCCCAGATCCTCGCCGAACGGCGCATCGGCGGCCTCGTGGTCTCTTCCGACGGCGAAACCGCCGAAGGCATCCTGTCGGAGCGCGACATCGTCCGCTCGCTGGCGGTGCGCGGCGCCAACTGCATGCAGGAAACCGTCGACGAGATGATGACCCGCAACCCGGTCTGCTGCACCCGTCAGGACAGCTCCGACGCGGTGCTCACCCGCATGACCGACGGCCGCTTCCGGCACATGCCCGTGGTCGAAGACGGCAAGCTGGTCGGCATCGTCACCATCGGCGACGTGGTCAAGGCCCGCCTTCAGGAACTGGCGATGGAGAAATCGGCCCTCGAAGGCATGATCATGGGCCACTGA
- a CDS encoding LysR family transcriptional regulator has protein sequence MQVQWDDLKVFLAVARAESLSSAGRLLKLDPATVGRRVARLEAGFGAPLFAKSPTGYALTDAGQRLMTHATRAEQAVEDAADDMAGQAAGISGQIRIGAPDGSANFLLPQVCDRIGRANPGLEIQIVALPRLFSLTRREADMVVAVSPPTAGRLTVQKIADYRLHLAASDDYLRTAPPITSLDDLQNHRIIGYVQDMIFDKELDYLGETGLTRVDLASNSVAVQMGWIRQGAGVGIMHDFAMPFFPGTRKLLTDQLSLTRSFYLVRHADDRRLERLNRFAQTFCDGIRAEVARLEAEA, from the coding sequence ATGCAGGTCCAATGGGATGATTTGAAAGTGTTTCTCGCGGTGGCCCGCGCCGAAAGCCTCTCCAGCGCCGGTCGGCTTCTGAAACTCGACCCCGCCACCGTGGGCCGCCGCGTCGCCCGGCTCGAGGCCGGCTTCGGCGCGCCGCTCTTCGCCAAGTCGCCCACGGGTTACGCCCTCACCGACGCGGGCCAGCGGCTGATGACCCACGCCACCCGCGCCGAACAGGCGGTCGAGGACGCCGCCGACGACATGGCCGGGCAAGCGGCGGGCATCTCCGGCCAGATCCGCATCGGCGCCCCCGACGGTTCTGCCAACTTCCTCCTGCCACAGGTCTGCGACCGCATCGGCCGCGCCAATCCCGGGCTCGAGATCCAGATCGTCGCCCTCCCCCGCCTCTTCAGCCTCACGAGGCGCGAGGCCGACATGGTCGTCGCCGTCTCGCCCCCCACCGCCGGCCGCCTCACCGTGCAGAAAATCGCCGATTACCGCCTGCACCTCGCCGCCTCCGACGACTACCTGCGCACCGCACCGCCCATCACCTCCCTCGACGACCTCCAGAACCACCGCATCATCGGCTACGTGCAGGACATGATCTTCGACAAGGAGCTCGACTATCTCGGTGAAACCGGCCTCACCCGGGTCGATCTCGCCTCGAACTCCGTCGCCGTCCAGATGGGCTGGATCAGGCAGGGCGCCGGCGTCGGCATCATGCATGATTTCGCCATGCCCTTCTTCCCCGGCACCCGCAAGCTTCTGACCGACCAGCTCAGCCTCACCCGCAGCTTCTATCTCGTCCGCCACGCCGACGACCGCCGCCTCGAACGGCTCAACCGTTTCGCCCAGACCTTCTGCGACGGGATCCGCGCAGAGGTGGCCCGCCTCGAGGCAGAGGCTTGA
- a CDS encoding CoA-acylating methylmalonate-semialdehyde dehydrogenase, which translates to MKELTHYIGGEHVKGTSGRFSDVFNPATGEVQAKCPLASTEEFGKAVDIAAAAQPKWGATNPQRRARVMMEFVRLLNRDMDKLAEALSAEHGKTFPDAKGDVQRGLEVVEYCIGAPQLLKGEFTDSAGPGIDMYSMRQPLGVTGGITPFNFPAMIPMWMFAPAIACGNAFILKPSERDPSVPLMLAELMEEAGLPKGILQVVNGDKESVDAMLDHPVVQSIGFVGSTPIAEYIYGRGCSNGKRVQCFGGAKNHMIIMPDADMDQAADALIGSGYGAAGERCMAISVAVPVGDETADRLIEKLVPRIEKLKVGPYTAGDDVDYGPVVTAEAKKKILGLVEKGIEQGAELVVDGRDFSLQGYEDGFFVGPHLFDKVKPDMDIYTQEIFGPVLSTVRAGSYEEALGLAMDHEYGNGTAIFTRDGDAARDFANRINIGMVGVNVPIPVPLAYHTFGGWKKSAFGDLNQHGPDAFKFYTRTKTVTARWPSGIKDGGEFNFKAMD; encoded by the coding sequence ATGAAAGAACTGACCCATTATATCGGCGGCGAGCACGTCAAAGGCACGTCGGGCCGGTTTTCCGATGTGTTCAACCCGGCGACGGGCGAAGTGCAGGCGAAATGCCCGCTGGCCTCGACCGAGGAATTCGGCAAGGCGGTCGATATTGCCGCCGCAGCGCAGCCCAAATGGGGCGCCACCAACCCGCAGCGCCGGGCCCGGGTGATGATGGAATTCGTGCGCCTGCTGAACCGCGACATGGACAAGCTGGCCGAGGCGCTTTCCGCCGAGCATGGCAAGACCTTTCCGGATGCCAAGGGCGACGTGCAGCGTGGCCTCGAGGTGGTGGAATACTGCATCGGCGCGCCGCAGCTGCTGAAGGGGGAGTTCACCGACAGCGCGGGTCCCGGCATCGACATGTATTCCATGCGCCAGCCGCTGGGTGTGACGGGCGGCATCACGCCGTTCAACTTCCCGGCGATGATCCCGATGTGGATGTTCGCGCCGGCGATCGCCTGCGGCAACGCCTTCATCCTGAAGCCGTCGGAGCGTGACCCCTCGGTGCCGCTGATGCTGGCCGAACTGATGGAAGAGGCCGGGCTGCCCAAGGGCATCCTGCAGGTGGTGAACGGCGACAAGGAATCGGTCGACGCGATGCTGGATCACCCGGTGGTGCAGTCTATCGGTTTCGTCGGTTCGACACCGATTGCCGAGTATATCTATGGCCGCGGCTGTTCGAACGGCAAGCGCGTGCAGTGTTTCGGTGGCGCCAAGAACCACATGATCATCATGCCGGATGCCGACATGGACCAGGCGGCGGATGCGCTGATCGGGTCGGGCTATGGCGCCGCGGGCGAGCGCTGCATGGCGATCTCGGTCGCCGTGCCGGTGGGCGACGAGACCGCCGACCGCCTGATCGAGAAGCTGGTGCCGCGCATCGAGAAGCTGAAGGTCGGGCCCTACACGGCGGGCGATGACGTGGATTACGGCCCCGTGGTGACGGCCGAGGCGAAGAAGAAGATCCTCGGCCTTGTAGAGAAGGGCATCGAGCAGGGCGCCGAGCTTGTGGTCGACGGGCGGGATTTCTCGCTTCAGGGCTACGAGGACGGGTTCTTTGTGGGGCCGCACCTGTTCGACAAGGTGAAGCCGGACATGGATATCTACACGCAGGAGATCTTCGGCCCGGTGCTGTCGACCGTGCGGGCCGGTTCCTACGAAGAGGCGCTTGGCCTTGCGATGGATCACGAGTACGGCAACGGCACGGCGATCTTCACCCGTGACGGCGATGCTGCGCGCGACTTTGCCAACCGGATCAACATCGGTATGGTGGGCGTGAACGTGCCGATCCCGGTGCCGCTGGCGTATCACACCTTCGGCGGCTGGAAGAAATCGGCCTTTGGCGACCTGAACCAGCACGGGCCGGACGCGTTCAAGTTCTACACCCGCACCAAGACCGTGACGGCCCGCTGGCCGTCGGGGATCAAGGATGGCGGCGAGTTCAACTTCAAGGCCATGGACTGA
- a CDS encoding NAD(P)H-dependent flavin oxidoreductase codes for MWPDTRICELLGIEHPIILAPMAGTTTPAMAAAVSNGGALGSHGCATMPLDRLEQDMEALARATNRPVNLNFFCHEVPEITRERHEALLEAMAPHYAKAGIAPPEGVPKAPYEPFGRAHLELLLLHPPAVVSFHFGLPDAEAMAALKAAGCKVLSSATTVEEARWLEARGVDAVIAQGWEAGGHRGVFLDVENDAQVGLFSLLPQVVDAVSVPVIAAGGIADGRGIAAAFALGASGVQVGTAFISSDEAAHKALHDEAVAEGADESTRISRAVSGRPARAHRTPWLDAMTGVRAAPFPLMYHYTAGLQGADAETHRFSLYGQSAPLAPRGDAGARLQALISAARRALS; via the coding sequence ATGTGGCCTGACACGAGGATTTGCGAGCTTCTGGGGATCGAGCATCCCATCATCCTGGCGCCGATGGCGGGGACGACCACGCCCGCGATGGCGGCGGCGGTGTCAAACGGCGGGGCCTTGGGCTCGCATGGTTGTGCGACCATGCCGCTCGACCGGCTGGAGCAGGACATGGAGGCGCTGGCGCGGGCGACGAACCGGCCGGTGAACCTGAATTTCTTTTGTCACGAGGTGCCCGAGATCACGCGGGAGCGGCACGAGGCACTGCTTGAGGCGATGGCGCCGCATTATGCCAAGGCCGGGATCGCGCCGCCGGAGGGGGTGCCGAAGGCGCCTTACGAGCCGTTCGGGCGCGCGCATCTTGAGCTCTTGCTGCTGCATCCGCCGGCGGTGGTGAGTTTCCATTTCGGCTTGCCGGATGCCGAGGCCATGGCGGCGCTGAAGGCGGCCGGGTGCAAGGTGCTGAGTTCGGCCACTACGGTGGAGGAGGCGCGCTGGCTCGAGGCGCGCGGCGTGGATGCGGTGATCGCGCAGGGCTGGGAAGCGGGCGGGCACCGGGGGGTGTTCCTCGACGTGGAAAACGACGCGCAGGTGGGGTTGTTTTCCCTGCTTCCGCAGGTGGTCGACGCGGTATCTGTGCCGGTCATTGCCGCCGGGGGCATTGCCGACGGGCGCGGGATCGCGGCCGCGTTCGCGTTGGGCGCCTCGGGGGTGCAGGTGGGCACGGCGTTCATCAGTTCGGACGAGGCGGCGCACAAGGCGTTGCATGACGAGGCGGTGGCCGAGGGCGCGGATGAGAGCACGCGGATCAGCCGGGCGGTTTCGGGCCGGCCGGCGCGGGCTCACCGGACGCCATGGCTCGACGCGATGACCGGTGTCAGGGCTGCGCCGTTTCCATTGATGTATCACTATACCGCCGGGCTGCAGGGGGCCGATGCCGAAACGCACCGCTTCTCGCTTTACGGTCAGAGTGCGCCGCTGGCGCCGAGGGGTGATGCCGGGGCGCGGTTGCAGGCGTTGATCTCTGCGGCACGCCGGGCGCTGTCATAG
- a CDS encoding carboxylate-amine ligase → MAIAEPEFTIGIEEEYLLVDRDSLGLAEAPTALMEACQEELQDQVAPEFLKCQIEIGTKVCRSVAEAREDLRRLRSCVSRQAAKHNLAPIAASCHPFSDWREQHHTDKDRYNELQNDLAGVVRRMLICGMHVHVGIHEPDRRVDLMNQLAYFLPHLLALSCSSPFWQGRDTGLDSYRLTVFDNLPRTGLPPRMVSFAEFERSVQILTDLGVIEDSSKIWWDLRPSSRFPTIESRICDVQPRLEHTLTLAALTQALTRMLWRLATRNQRWRIYDKFLVSENRWRAQRYGSREGLIDLGRGEIVPMGELVEEIIELIREDAQHFGSLEEVETAQEIVQGGTSSSRQRQVYLDALEAGDDNEHALQAVVRHLVDEYHADL, encoded by the coding sequence ATGGCCATCGCGGAACCGGAATTTACCATCGGGATCGAAGAGGAATACCTGCTTGTCGATCGCGACAGCCTGGGCCTGGCGGAGGCGCCCACGGCGTTGATGGAGGCCTGCCAGGAGGAGTTGCAGGACCAAGTCGCGCCGGAGTTCCTGAAATGCCAGATCGAGATCGGCACCAAGGTCTGCCGGTCGGTGGCCGAGGCGCGGGAGGATCTCAGGCGCCTGCGGTCCTGCGTGTCGCGGCAGGCGGCGAAGCACAATCTCGCACCGATCGCCGCGTCGTGCCATCCGTTTTCCGACTGGCGCGAGCAGCACCACACCGACAAGGACCGCTACAACGAGTTGCAGAACGACCTGGCGGGCGTGGTGCGGCGGATGCTGATCTGCGGGATGCATGTGCATGTGGGCATTCACGAGCCCGACCGGCGGGTCGACCTGATGAACCAGCTCGCCTATTTCCTGCCGCACCTGCTGGCGCTGAGTTGCTCATCACCCTTCTGGCAGGGGCGGGACACGGGACTCGACAGCTACCGGCTGACGGTATTCGACAACCTGCCACGCACCGGGCTGCCGCCGCGCATGGTGAGCTTTGCCGAGTTCGAGCGATCGGTGCAGATACTGACCGACCTTGGCGTGATCGAGGACAGCTCGAAGATCTGGTGGGATCTGCGGCCGTCTTCCCGGTTTCCGACCATAGAGTCGCGGATCTGTGATGTGCAGCCGAGGCTCGAGCACACGCTGACGCTGGCGGCGCTGACGCAGGCGCTGACCCGGATGCTGTGGCGGCTGGCGACAAGAAACCAGCGCTGGCGGATCTACGACAAGTTCCTGGTGTCGGAAAACCGCTGGCGGGCGCAGCGCTATGGCAGCCGCGAGGGGCTCATCGACCTGGGCCGGGGCGAGATCGTGCCGATGGGAGAGCTCGTCGAGGAGATCATCGAGCTGATCCGGGAGGACGCGCAGCATTTCGGATCGCTGGAGGAGGTGGAGACCGCGCAGGAGATCGTGCAGGGCGGCACCAGTTCGAGCCGGCAGCGGCAGGTCTATCTCGACGCGCTGGAAGCGGGCGACGACAACGAGCACGCGCTGCAGGCCGTGGTGCGGCACCTGGTCGACGAGTACCACGCCGACCTCTGA